A genomic segment from Chanos chanos chromosome 2, fChaCha1.1, whole genome shotgun sequence encodes:
- the sdr42e1 gene encoding short-chain dehydrogenase/reductase family 42E member 1: protein MEKSTKTETYLITGGGGYFGFRLACALHEKKKAQVFLFDVRPPSQELPEGMVFLQGDIRDYDQVKKAVEGMDCVFHIASYGMSGREQLNRHLIEAVNIQGTEHVLRACVDYGVPRLVYTSTFNVVFGGQVIEGGDESLPYLPLHLHPDHYSRTKSLAEMQVLKANGTALKDGSGILRTCALRPAGIYGPGEQRHLPRIVGYIERGIFKFVYGKPSSLVEFVHVDNLVSSHVLAAEALTQERQCVAAGQAYFISDGRPVNNFEFFRPLVEGLGYTFPKVRLPLSLIYFFAFLTEIVHHCVGRVYNFQPLLTRTEVYKTGVTHYFSMTKARTELGYEPQRYDLDEVVQWFRSRGHGKRMRNTSPVKQFILNTVIIAAFVAVILSYLPVVGQ from the exons atggaaaagagcacaaaaacagaaacgtACCTGATTACAGGTGGGGGAGGGTATTTTGGTTTCCG CCTTGCGTGTGCGCtccatgaaaagaaaaaagcccaaGTCTTCCTCTTTGACGTGAGGCCACCAAGTCAGGAGTTACCAGAGGGTATGGTGTTCCTTCAAGGTGACATCCGTGACTATGATCAAGTGAAGAAAGCAGTTGAAGGTATGGACTGTGTCTTCCACATCGCTTCCTACGGCATGTCGGGGAGGGAACAACTGAACCGACATCTGATCGAGGCGGTGAACATCCAAGGCACAGAGCATGTCCTCAGGGCGTGTGTGGATTATGGGGTGCCCAGACTGGTATACACAAGCACCTTCAACGTGGTCTTTGGGGGACAGGTGATCGAGGGAGGAGACGAGAGTCTCCCCTACCTGCCGCTGCACCTGCATCCTGATCATTATTCTAGGACCAAGTCGTTGGCGGAGATGCAGGTTCTGAAGGCGAACGGCACGGCGCTGAAAGATGGATCCGGTATCCTCAGGACCTGCGCCCTGCGGCCAGCGGGAATATACGGACCCGGAGAGCAGAGGCACCTGCCTAGGATCGTGGGATACATCGAAAGAGGGATCTTCAAATTTGTGTACGGAAAGCCCAGCAGCCTCGTGGAGTTTGTCCACGTGGACAATCTGGTGTCTTCGCACGTGTTGGCAGCCGAAGCCTTGACCCAGGAGCGTCAGTGTGTCGCCGCCGGTCAAGCTTACTTCATCTCCGATGGCAGACCCGTTAACAATTTCGAATTCTTCAGACCTCTGGTAGAGGGTCTGGGCTACACGTTCCCCAAAGTGCGCTTGCCCCTGTCTCTCATCTACTTCTTCGCATTCCTCACTGAGATTGTTCACCACTGCGTCGGAAGAGTGTATAACTTCCAGCCCTTACTGACTCGTACGGAGGTCTACAAGACCGGGGTGACTCACTACTTCAGCATGACCAAGGCAAGGACTGAACTTGGGTACGAACCTCAGAGATACGACCTGGACGAAGTTGTACAGTGGTTCAGAAGCAGAGGGCATGGCAAAAGAATGCGTAATACCTCACCAGTCAAACAGTTCATCctcaacacagtgataataGCTGCTTTTGTGGCTGTCATACTTTCATACCTCCCTGTTGTAGGACAGTAA